The Kineosporia corallincola region CGGCCAGCAGCTGCTGACGCTGACCCTCGGCGGCCGCGAGCAGCTTGGCCTTCTCCACCTCGGCCTGTGCCTCACCCTCGCGCTGGTAGGCGGCGGCACCGGCGGTACGGGCCTTGAGGTCGGCCTCACCGGCCAGCTCACGACGACGTGCCTCGGCCTCGGCGGCCGCGATGGTGACGGCCTTCTGACCCTCGGCGCGGCGTTCCGCCGCCTGCCGCTCGGCCTCGGCCGGGGCGATCACGTCGGCCTGGAGAGCCTTCTGGCGCTGAGCCGCACGCTGCTCCTCCACCGAGATCTGCCGCTCGGTGCGCTGGCGCTCGGTGTCGATGCCGGCCAGCACCACGGCCCGCTCGGCCTCGGCCTCGGCCAGCGGACCGGCCTGCGCGGCGCGGGCCTGGGCGGCCTTGACCTCGGTGTCGATCTCGGCCTGCTTCATCGAGAGCTGGCGGTGCGCCTCGGCGATCGCCTCCTGCGACTTGGCCTCGGCGGTGCGTCCCTGCTGGTCCGCCTCGGCGGCGGCGATGCGGGCGTCCCGGCGGGCCTGGGCCTCGCCGACCTCGGCGTCACGACGCACCTCGGCGATGCGCTTGCGGCCCAGCGACTCGATGTAGCCGTTCTTGTCGCGCACGTCCTGCACGGTGAGCACGTCGAGCTCCATGCCGATCGCGCCCAGGGCGGCGCCGGCCTCCTCGGCCACCGAGCGGGTCAGCTGGTCGCGGTTGCTGTTCAGGTCCTCCACGGTCATCTTGGCGCAGATCGCGCGCATGTTACCAGCGATGATCTCGGTCAGCTGGTGGCGCAGTTCCTCCCGGTTGGCGGTGAGGAAGCGCTGCGTGCCGGTCTCGATCGCCTCGTCGGTGGACCCGAAACGGATGAGCGCGACCACGTCCACCGCGATACCGACGCCGTTGCTGGAGATCGCCGAGCCCACGGACACCTGGATGTTGAACGGCTCCAGGCTCATGAAGTCGACCCGCTCCAGCACCGGAACCCGGAACCGCGCGCCACCGCGCACGATCTTGGGCCGGCCCCGGCCGGTGAAGACGGCCACCATGTTCGGCGGCACCTTCACGTAGTTACGGGCGTAGAGAATCGCCAGCAGCAGGAGGGCGACGATCACCGCGCCTACGGCGATCGCGGCGGTGGACACTCCGGTCATCAGCAGTCCTTCGTGAGGGATGGTGGTGGATCGGGGAACGTGGGGGGAGTCAGTCGGCGAAGGCGTTGCGGTGCACCACAACTGCGCCGGAACTGAGCTCCGTGATGGTGACGGTGGTGCCCTTCGGCACACCCTCGCCCAGGTCGGAAGAGGCCGTCTGGGTGATGCGGGCGCCGTCGCGGTCGTGGAAGGTCACCTGGCCGGTGCCGTGCGGCAGGATGTCGAGGGTCACCACGGCGGTGCGCCCGATCCAGCCGTAGCGGCTCGACAGCGAGTTGTATTGTTGCGCGGCAAGAGGTTTCAGGATGAAGCGGTAAGAGGCCGCGCCCACCGCCAGGAACCCGGCGCCCGCCACCGGCCAGGCCAGCGGCGTGGGAACGCCGGTCGCCTCCGCGGCGAAACCGGCCGCACCGAAACCGACCAGGGCCACCGACAGCACGCGGATGCTGAACCAGGTCGGTGCGTCCAGCTCGGCGGACCCGTCCGGGATGTCGTTGCCCGCAACGGCTTCCGCGTCGCTCGCGAGCTCGGCCTCGCCCCCGTGACCCAGATCGCCGTCGTGCCCGCCGATCTCGCCCAGCACCAGGCTGAGCAGAAGGATCAGGAACCCGGTCGCACCGGCTGCGATGAAAATGGTCTGCGAGTCCGGCATGGCGCTGGGGATCCCCTCCCTGAGATGTCGTGGGCGGAGGGGCGTCCGGCCCCTCTCACCCACCTGACGCACGAGTCAGCGTATGTGTTGCACGGATTTATGTCGGGGGTGATGGCGGAATCGTGACCTCGGCCGGGTCCTTCGGGGGTGGTGACGGGGGACGGGTCTTGGTTTTTGACACCGGCCTGGCCCTGACGGTGGTGTTAATTTCCGTTCATGATCCCCTCTGTCCCTCCTCCCGGCCCGTCGGCCGTTCCCGCGTACGCGGCGGTGATCCGGGACTTCGTGAACCTCCGGAACATCCGTGATCAGCGGGAACTGCTGAGCGGCCCGGAGGATCTCGTCGAGTGGCTCGCGGATCACCTCGGCACGCCGCGCCGTCTGGAGCTGCCCCCGGCCGATTTCCTGGTGGCGCTCGGGATCCGCGAAGGGCTGCGTGATGCACTGGAGCGGCACTCGGGCGAGAAGCGCGTGGACGAGGGGCGCGTAGATGGGCAGCGCGGGGACGCGGGATGTATGGGTGGGGATCGCACGATTGAGGGACGCGTGGGTGAGGGGCGCGTGGGTGAGGCGTGCGTGGGTGAGGGGCGCGCTGGTGGGGAGTTCGCGGACGAGGCCGCGTTACGGCTGGACGAGGATCTGGCGCGGATTCCGCTGCGGTTGTCGATGGCGGGGGCCGACGGTGGCATGCGGTTGGTGGCGGCTGACGACGCCCCGCTCACGCTCGCCCTGGCGCCGTTGCTCGACGCGGTGCGGCGGTGCGGGGAGTCGCGGGTCTGGCGCCGTCTCAGGATCTGCGACCGGAGTGGCTGTCGGCGCGCCTACTACGACGGCTCGCGCGGCCTGACCCGGCGTTGGTGCCCCACGGGCGGGTGCGGGAACAAGGTCAAGATGCGCCGGGCGTACGTCGTCCGAAAATCTCTGGCCGATCAGGACACCCGGCAGGACTGGGACGCCTGGGGTAATTGACGCGATCGGGACCTCTGCGATAAATCTTCGCGGGCGATGCGCCGCATCGTGCTTCTTCCTGCTCATCGTTGAGAGGAATCCGGGTGTCCGAGGCCGGGCATGCTCCGACGCGGGACGAGATGATCGTCTGCGACAGCCTGGTTCGCATCTACCAGACCGGCTCGGTCGAGGTGCAGGCGCTTCAGGGACTCGATCTGCACGTCGGGGCCGGCGAGATGATCGCTCTGGTCGGGGCGTCCGGGTCGGGCAAGTCCACGTTGCTGTCGCTGCTGGCGGGCATCGACGCGCCGACCGCCGGCCGGGCCCGGGTGGCGGGGTGGGACCTGCTGGCGATGTCCGCCCGCGACCGGGTGCGCTACCGCCGGCACACCGTGGGCTACGTACGGCAGCAGACCGCGCAGAACCTGGTGCCCTACCTGACCGCCGCCCAGGTGGTGGATCTGCCGATGACTCTCGCCCGGCGTCCCCGCAGGGAGCGCGCCGAACGAGTGAGGACGCTGCTCGACGCGGTCGGGGTGGCGCACTGCGCCGACCGGCGGCCCGGGCAGATGTCGGGTGGCGAGCAGATGCGCGTGGCCATCGCGGTGTCGCTGGCCAACGGGCCGCGCGTGCTGCTGGCCGACGAGCCGACCGGTGAGCTCGACACCGAG contains the following coding sequences:
- a CDS encoding flotillin family protein, with product MTGVSTAAIAVGAVIVALLLLAILYARNYVKVPPNMVAVFTGRGRPKIVRGGARFRVPVLERVDFMSLEPFNIQVSVGSAISSNGVGIAVDVVALIRFGSTDEAIETGTQRFLTANREELRHQLTEIIAGNMRAICAKMTVEDLNSNRDQLTRSVAEEAGAALGAIGMELDVLTVQDVRDKNGYIESLGRKRIAEVRRDAEVGEAQARRDARIAAAEADQQGRTAEAKSQEAIAEAHRQLSMKQAEIDTEVKAAQARAAQAGPLAEAEAERAVVLAGIDTERQRTERQISVEEQRAAQRQKALQADVIAPAEAERQAAERRAEGQKAVTIAAAEAEARRRELAGEADLKARTAGAAAYQREGEAQAEVEKAKLLAAAEGQRQQLLAEAEGQKELAAALSAFNDEAARLRVLPDLIAILPQLAREVAAPMGNINNMTVLSNGGNDGGDALTKVAGSVPALLLQVLETAKAGGLDLGQLLNGATDPLDPRQAATTTPVNDTRQA
- a CDS encoding CGNR zinc finger domain-containing protein, producing the protein MIPSVPPPGPSAVPAYAAVIRDFVNLRNIRDQRELLSGPEDLVEWLADHLGTPRRLELPPADFLVALGIREGLRDALERHSGEKRVDEGRVDGQRGDAGCMGGDRTIEGRVGEGRVGEACVGEGRAGGEFADEAALRLDEDLARIPLRLSMAGADGGMRLVAADDAPLTLALAPLLDAVRRCGESRVWRRLRICDRSGCRRAYYDGSRGLTRRWCPTGGCGNKVKMRRAYVVRKSLADQDTRQDWDAWGN
- a CDS encoding ABC transporter ATP-binding protein, with the protein product MIVCDSLVRIYQTGSVEVQALQGLDLHVGAGEMIALVGASGSGKSTLLSLLAGIDAPTAGRARVAGWDLLAMSARDRVRYRRHTVGYVRQQTAQNLVPYLTAAQVVDLPMTLARRPRRERAERVRTLLDAVGVAHCADRRPGQMSGGEQMRVAIAVSLANGPRVLLADEPTGELDTETSAQVFGVLRDVNRDLGVTIVVVTHDPDVSRQVERTVAIRDGRTSSEVLRRTATGADGGDEVVHEEYAVMDRAGRVQVPKDYIEALELTRRVRLALEGDHVSIRPDGKSA
- a CDS encoding NfeD family protein, which produces MPDSQTIFIAAGATGFLILLLSLVLGEIGGHDGDLGHGGEAELASDAEAVAGNDIPDGSAELDAPTWFSIRVLSVALVGFGAAGFAAEATGVPTPLAWPVAGAGFLAVGAASYRFILKPLAAQQYNSLSSRYGWIGRTAVVTLDILPHGTGQVTFHDRDGARITQTASSDLGEGVPKGTTVTITELSSGAVVVHRNAFAD